The Candidatus Nanohalococcus occultus genome contains a region encoding:
- a CDS encoding glycoside hydrolase family 15 protein, translating to MVRHLALGNGSLLVNLDDSLRVRDFYYPYAGQEDHVLGEKSRIGIQADGFSWIEDWETEPRYKDQTIVTESEASNSTEDLEILFNSCVDCDKNVFLREIEVKNTRDAERTVEIFFQQKFNVYGNSMEDTALFRPEENGIVHYEKNRYFMIDVKKEGGECGDFDQYGIYSDGVKEAIESGELNSNPIAQGEVDSALSVKLQIPAEGSRKFYYWINTGRNFDEVRELNREVDKRVQDFFEQTEMCWRGYIEELDFDAGGLDKHIEEQLKRSILVVRSQINHNGAITAANDSTNLDYNRDKYGYVWPRDGALVAETMAQAGFDGLVEPFFDFLEAVIEEEGYFLHKYNPDKSLGSSWHPWVDENGDPRLPIQEDETALVIWSLKKFAEYSDNQQILEEKWSSLVKPAADFIHDYFDQELGLPKPSHDLWEEKHYISSFTVASVYAGLEAAADIADQVDENGEKYRTRAETIKHEGLEKLRSEKSMRYGRGLEDGELIDEVSAPLIFLEKFGLVEEDDQYFENTVNAIEHDLSPDTEIGGIARYKGDRYHSVTSDFEKVPGNPWVICTLWLAQHRIMNAESFEELESAKEHMHWAHDNALETGILPEQVDPFTGEGKSVAPLTWSHSTFIETAMSYLEKKKELG from the coding sequence ATGGTTCGGCATCTCGCATTAGGGAACGGCTCGCTGCTGGTCAATCTAGATGACTCTCTCAGAGTTAGGGATTTTTACTATCCGTACGCAGGTCAGGAAGACCACGTGCTTGGAGAAAAAAGCCGTATAGGTATACAGGCCGATGGTTTTTCATGGATTGAGGACTGGGAGACCGAACCACGTTACAAGGATCAGACAATAGTAACAGAGTCCGAGGCCAGTAACAGCACAGAAGACCTGGAAATCCTGTTTAACTCATGTGTGGACTGCGATAAAAACGTGTTCCTCCGTGAAATAGAGGTGAAAAACACTAGAGACGCTGAAAGAACTGTCGAAATATTTTTCCAGCAAAAATTCAATGTTTACGGTAACTCAATGGAGGATACCGCGCTTTTCAGACCTGAGGAAAACGGTATAGTTCATTATGAGAAAAACCGGTATTTCATGATCGATGTCAAGAAAGAAGGCGGGGAATGCGGTGACTTCGATCAGTACGGAATATACAGTGACGGGGTCAAAGAAGCCATAGAGTCCGGAGAACTCAACAGCAACCCGATCGCACAGGGAGAGGTCGATTCTGCGTTATCTGTAAAACTCCAGATACCTGCTGAAGGTTCCCGTAAGTTCTACTACTGGATAAACACAGGTAGGAATTTCGATGAGGTACGTGAGCTGAACAGAGAGGTCGATAAACGTGTACAGGACTTTTTCGAGCAGACGGAGATGTGCTGGCGGGGATATATCGAAGAACTTGATTTTGATGCCGGAGGGCTTGATAAGCATATAGAAGAGCAGCTTAAACGCTCAATACTAGTTGTCAGAAGCCAGATAAACCATAACGGTGCGATAACCGCGGCCAACGACTCTACGAACCTGGATTACAACCGGGATAAGTACGGGTATGTCTGGCCTCGGGACGGCGCACTTGTAGCGGAGACGATGGCGCAGGCTGGTTTCGACGGACTGGTCGAACCGTTCTTCGACTTTCTAGAGGCGGTAATTGAGGAAGAAGGATACTTCCTTCACAAATACAACCCGGATAAATCACTTGGAAGCTCATGGCATCCCTGGGTCGATGAGAACGGAGATCCGCGGCTGCCTATACAGGAAGACGAGACCGCTCTAGTGATCTGGTCTCTGAAAAAGTTCGCAGAGTACTCGGATAACCAGCAAATACTGGAGGAAAAATGGTCTTCGCTCGTGAAACCGGCCGCAGACTTCATTCATGACTACTTCGACCAGGAACTAGGTTTACCGAAGCCAAGCCACGATCTCTGGGAGGAAAAACACTACATATCAAGTTTCACAGTCGCATCTGTATACGCAGGGCTGGAAGCCGCAGCAGACATCGCCGACCAAGTCGATGAGAACGGAGAAAAATACAGGACCCGAGCTGAAACTATAAAACACGAAGGACTGGAAAAACTCCGTTCAGAGAAATCCATGAGGTATGGAAGAGGCTTAGAGGACGGAGAGCTGATCGATGAAGTCTCTGCTCCACTGATCTTCCTTGAAAAATTCGGCCTAGTTGAAGAAGACGATCAGTACTTTGAAAACACGGTCAACGCCATCGAACACGATCTCTCGCCGGATACAGAGATCGGAGGAATAGCACGTTACAAAGGAGACCGTTATCACAGTGTGACCAGTGATTTCGAGAAAGTTCCGGGCAATCCATGGGTGATCTGTACACTGTGGCTCGCACAGCACAGGATAATGAACGCAGAAAGCTTTGAAGAGCTTGAGAGCGCGAAAGAACACATGCACTGGGCGCACGATAATGCACTGGAGACCGGGATACTGCCGGAACAGGTAGATCCGTTCACAGGAGAAGGCAAGTCGGTAGCACCCCTGACATGGAGTCATTCAACGTTCATAGAGACCGCGATGAGCTACCTTGAGAAAAAGAAGGAACTGGGTTAA
- a CDS encoding DEAD/DEAH box helicase: MPDDKYEDFSREQLIERISKLEDQAIFFEPQREIIVSSPSDELLGTVSDIAHLESSSGDHYKFEVREMDIWNSELSLEEMKEKYTEVVGSHPRFLEWVERTYNKSQMFSIEHEGRYHSLVGQEPERMEWARSIDKVRKNLSVDLSDTKSRIAMGSKSRAEIKEALLKKGYPVQDNSKFREVDESIGADLTIDLRDYQEDYVERAYDERAAVLANPAGSGKTVTSIGLMAKVDSPTLVLVPQRSLVEQWKREILDKTTITEDQIGEYHGDTKEMNDVTIATYHIAGEKTSLFRNDWGLIIFDEVHHIPSQLFRKTASLQSTRRIGLSASPVREDSKEREIFALIGKEIGSDWARFFAEEHVHKPDVEIQFAEWESDAYRHRYEQASGIKKAIVASKNPAKKQYMKDLLEKHEDNKIVVFCDWIDQGEELSKQFDIPFVSGETDFEDREEYFEEFRNDERSALIVSRIGDEGLDLPDAEVGIIMSGQGGSRRQATQRAGRVMRPFGDAQVYLIATKGSNEEDFVKNQVEHLKEKGVPVTVKD, translated from the coding sequence ATGCCCGACGATAAATACGAGGACTTTTCCAGAGAACAACTAATTGAAAGAATCAGCAAGCTTGAAGATCAGGCAATCTTCTTCGAGCCACAGCGAGAGATAATTGTATCAAGTCCGAGCGACGAACTGCTCGGCACAGTATCGGATATCGCGCACCTAGAGTCCTCGAGCGGAGACCACTACAAGTTCGAGGTCCGGGAGATGGATATCTGGAACTCCGAGCTATCCCTGGAGGAGATGAAAGAAAAGTACACGGAAGTCGTTGGCAGCCATCCACGTTTCCTCGAGTGGGTTGAAAGGACTTACAACAAGAGCCAGATGTTCAGCATCGAACACGAGGGGCGTTACCACTCGCTTGTCGGCCAAGAACCGGAAAGAATGGAGTGGGCGCGTTCAATTGACAAGGTACGGAAGAACCTATCAGTTGATCTAAGTGATACCAAGTCACGGATCGCGATGGGATCAAAGAGTCGGGCAGAGATCAAGGAAGCACTGTTGAAGAAAGGATACCCTGTTCAGGACAACTCGAAGTTCCGGGAAGTCGATGAATCGATCGGAGCAGACCTCACAATCGATCTCAGAGACTACCAGGAAGATTACGTTGAGAGAGCCTACGATGAGCGAGCAGCAGTGCTTGCTAACCCGGCAGGATCCGGGAAAACCGTTACCTCGATTGGTTTGATGGCGAAAGTTGATTCACCGACGCTGGTGCTTGTACCACAGCGTTCGCTGGTTGAACAGTGGAAAAGAGAGATACTCGATAAGACAACAATCACAGAGGATCAAATCGGAGAGTACCACGGCGATACAAAGGAGATGAACGATGTAACGATCGCAACATACCATATCGCAGGAGAAAAGACCTCGCTTTTCCGCAATGACTGGGGTCTGATCATCTTCGATGAAGTACACCACATCCCTTCCCAGCTTTTCCGGAAAACCGCATCCCTACAGAGTACGCGGAGGATCGGTCTTTCAGCCTCACCTGTCCGTGAAGACTCGAAGGAAAGAGAGATCTTCGCACTGATTGGAAAGGAGATCGGAAGCGACTGGGCGCGTTTCTTCGCCGAAGAACACGTTCACAAACCGGATGTGGAGATCCAGTTCGCAGAATGGGAGTCAGATGCCTACCGGCACCGTTACGAGCAGGCAAGCGGGATCAAGAAAGCGATCGTCGCATCGAAGAACCCGGCTAAAAAACAGTACATGAAAGACCTGCTGGAAAAACACGAGGACAACAAGATCGTTGTCTTCTGTGACTGGATCGACCAGGGAGAGGAACTATCCAAACAGTTCGACATCCCGTTCGTTTCAGGCGAGACCGACTTCGAGGACCGTGAAGAGTACTTCGAGGAGTTCCGAAACGATGAGCGCTCCGCACTGATTGTCTCCCGTATCGGAGATGAAGGACTGGACCTTCCGGATGCGGAAGTAGGGATTATCATGTCCGGTCAGGGAGGCTCCCGGCGTCAGGCAACTCAGAGAGCCGGCCGAGTTATGCGTCCGTTCGGAGACGCACAGGTCTATTTGATCGCGACGAAAGGTTCCAACGAGGAAGACTTCGTGAAAAACCAGGTTGAACATCTAAAGGAGAAAGGAGTTCCCGTAACGGTGAAAGACTGA
- a CDS encoding METTL5 family protein, with protein sequence MKPELKRRIAELQGFQNPKASLEQYITPPELVSDLVYTAYMQGDLEGKKVVDLGTGTGSFAIAAALLGAEVTAVEKDPKALETLRENIKTAGVEIEVIEQDIRDLNREFDTVFMNPPFSVHTELGEEFVRKALEIGDVIYAVLNPKLKERLKEFSDLHELKEAETYEISLPPTLAFHTEERHIIEVEAVHVRKQ encoded by the coding sequence GTGAAACCAGAGCTTAAACGTCGAATAGCTGAATTACAGGGTTTTCAGAACCCGAAGGCTTCTCTCGAACAGTACATAACTCCGCCGGAGCTGGTCTCCGATCTAGTATATACGGCCTACATGCAAGGCGACTTGGAGGGTAAAAAGGTAGTTGACCTTGGAACCGGCACAGGAAGCTTTGCGATAGCAGCGGCATTGCTTGGAGCGGAGGTAACCGCGGTAGAAAAAGACCCTAAAGCTTTGGAAACGCTGCGAGAAAACATAAAGACTGCGGGCGTTGAAATAGAAGTCATAGAACAGGATATACGGGACTTGAATCGTGAGTTCGATACTGTTTTCATGAATCCTCCTTTCTCGGTTCACACCGAGCTTGGAGAGGAGTTCGTGCGTAAAGCACTGGAGATAGGGGATGTTATCTATGCGGTTTTGAACCCGAAGCTGAAAGAACGCTTAAAAGAATTTTCAGACCTACATGAGTTGAAAGAGGCTGAAACTTACGAGATATCGCTTCCTCCCACGTTAGCGTTCCACACGGAGGAAAGACACATCATCGAGGTAGAGGCCGTTCACGTGAGGAAACAATAA
- a CDS encoding NAD(P)/FAD-dependent oxidoreductase, whose amino-acid sequence MAKVLVLGAGFAGVNVCMNLIGSEHDVELLDINGSHEFKPGLVDLYRERHTEDELRVNLNKLFEDTGVKFSREAVEDIDPAEQKVHTNAGTHDYTYLVVALGSDPATYGMDVSSADGFYSLTSAKKSVKKVEDAEKVTVVGAGYVGVEVAGEISEMGKEVSVVDSATRPMSTGNEESSHKIIDYMNSEGINFKGGSAVKRVEETKVVLENGKSIEHDACIWSAGVQASKTVQDSLNVDRDGVPVDKYLRWRKYPQVFALGDCADLEVIDTAHNAIDQAEVVAKNIDVPRKDMVEYDGSEFPLLVSLGDSGLMMYKEAALQSSVFRKLKDAVMKVYLLNLRKKKLAGRIGL is encoded by the coding sequence ATGGCGAAGGTTTTGGTTTTAGGAGCGGGTTTTGCGGGAGTAAACGTTTGTATGAATCTTATAGGCTCTGAGCATGATGTAGAGCTGCTTGATATTAATGGCTCTCATGAGTTCAAGCCGGGTCTCGTGGATCTGTACCGTGAAAGACATACTGAGGATGAGTTAAGAGTTAATCTGAACAAGCTGTTCGAGGACACGGGCGTTAAGTTTTCTAGGGAGGCCGTTGAGGACATTGATCCTGCCGAACAGAAAGTCCATACCAATGCGGGAACCCATGATTATACTTACCTTGTTGTAGCGCTTGGATCTGATCCGGCGACCTATGGCATGGATGTTTCCTCCGCCGACGGTTTTTACAGCCTTACGTCTGCTAAAAAATCCGTGAAGAAAGTTGAGGATGCTGAAAAAGTCACTGTGGTAGGTGCTGGCTATGTAGGCGTCGAAGTCGCTGGCGAGATCAGTGAAATGGGTAAAGAGGTTTCGGTGGTTGATTCTGCTACGCGTCCAATGTCTACAGGTAATGAAGAATCGTCTCATAAGATAATTGATTATATGAACAGCGAAGGTATCAACTTCAAGGGCGGAAGCGCTGTAAAACGCGTTGAAGAAACCAAGGTTGTACTTGAGAACGGTAAATCGATTGAACATGATGCCTGTATCTGGTCGGCAGGTGTACAGGCTTCTAAAACCGTCCAAGACTCTCTGAATGTTGATCGGGATGGTGTACCGGTTGATAAGTATCTTAGATGGCGGAAGTATCCGCAGGTTTTCGCTCTCGGCGACTGTGCGGATCTAGAGGTTATAGATACCGCTCACAACGCTATAGATCAGGCAGAGGTTGTTGCGAAAAATATTGATGTGCCTCGTAAGGATATGGTTGAGTATGACGGCTCTGAGTTTCCTTTGCTTGTAAGTCTCGGAGATTCCGGTCTTATGATGTATAAGGAGGCTGCTCTACAAAGCAGTGTTTTCAGAAAGCTCAAAGACGCTGTCATGAAGGTATACCTGCTGAACCTGAGGAAGAAAAAACTGGCAGGCAGAATAGGTCTGTGA
- a CDS encoding signal peptidase I — protein MKMEKIEAFFDNRAVEELYFIVISLVLAFGILQTTGAVLNTDKPVVSVVSCSMYPQLHVGDILVVQGQNFEDIKEGDVLVYSTKQAEISVNGQSHRVTNYGQPEPVETSAGELSLLNVENTDGGGSPETAIIRFNGDKYRIEQDRTYQIGGASLTVESVDGVSIPIVHRVIEKNQDYLETKGDNNNQQLSFETNVTPEQVHGTSLFVIPRIGGLKLLVMDLVGFNGDQPFVVDSYPSCTERA, from the coding sequence ATGAAGATGGAAAAAATAGAGGCTTTCTTCGATAACAGGGCTGTAGAAGAACTTTACTTTATCGTTATATCGCTCGTACTTGCCTTTGGAATACTTCAAACCACGGGAGCTGTACTCAACACCGATAAGCCCGTGGTATCAGTTGTTTCATGTTCAATGTATCCACAGCTTCACGTAGGAGACATACTTGTAGTTCAAGGACAGAACTTTGAAGACATAAAGGAAGGAGACGTACTTGTATACAGCACAAAGCAAGCAGAGATCTCGGTAAACGGCCAGAGCCATAGAGTAACTAACTACGGTCAACCAGAGCCGGTTGAGACCTCGGCCGGAGAGCTATCGCTGCTTAATGTTGAAAATACCGATGGCGGCGGAAGCCCGGAGACAGCTATAATTCGTTTCAACGGCGATAAATACAGGATTGAGCAGGACAGGACATACCAGATCGGTGGAGCAAGTCTAACCGTCGAAAGTGTAGACGGCGTTTCTATACCGATCGTTCACAGAGTAATAGAGAAAAATCAAGACTATCTCGAGACTAAAGGCGATAACAACAACCAGCAGCTTTCTTTCGAGACCAATGTAACTCCTGAGCAAGTTCATGGCACATCTCTGTTTGTAATACCGCGTATAGGCGGTTTGAAACTCTTAGTGATGGATCTGGTTGGTTTCAACGGCGACCAGCCTTTCGTGGTAGATTCCTATCCTAGCTGTACGGAGAGAGCATGA
- a CDS encoding ABC transporter ATP-binding protein has translation MSLIKAENLSKTFKIYNQGEGIRGYLKSFISRDYEEVHAVEDLNLEIDSGEMIGYIGSNGAGKSTTVKMLTGILEPSNGVIEVNGLDPHKKRKKNAMNIGVVFGQKTQLWWDLPVKESFKLLKEIYEVSDEDYDERIEEFDEVLQLSDFWDQPVRKLSLGQKMRCELAAAFLHHPKIVYLDEPTIGLDVAVKERIRDFIRKMNQQEDITVMLTTHDIGDIEDLCERIVVLDEGKKIYDGQLESLVNRFSSRRLVLETDDDIELDIQGVKEVQRTNGQTEIVFDREVISAADLMKEVLNHYDVSDFQIKEPDIEAVVKKIYNEGLAE, from the coding sequence ATGAGTTTGATCAAAGCCGAGAATCTATCCAAGACCTTCAAGATATACAACCAGGGAGAAGGAATCCGCGGATACCTGAAATCCTTTATCTCAAGAGATTACGAGGAAGTACACGCGGTAGAAGACCTTAACCTTGAGATAGATTCTGGCGAGATGATCGGATACATCGGTTCGAACGGAGCCGGAAAATCCACAACCGTAAAGATGCTTACCGGGATACTGGAGCCTTCAAATGGAGTTATCGAAGTAAACGGCCTGGACCCACACAAGAAACGTAAGAAAAACGCGATGAACATCGGAGTTGTTTTCGGGCAGAAAACCCAACTCTGGTGGGATCTACCTGTAAAAGAATCGTTCAAACTTCTAAAGGAGATATATGAGGTATCGGACGAAGATTACGATGAGCGTATCGAGGAGTTCGATGAAGTACTACAGCTAAGTGATTTCTGGGATCAGCCCGTCCGTAAGCTCTCATTAGGGCAGAAAATGAGGTGCGAGCTAGCAGCCGCCTTCCTACACCACCCAAAGATCGTTTACCTAGATGAGCCAACTATCGGACTGGACGTGGCGGTAAAGGAACGAATCCGGGACTTCATCCGGAAGATGAACCAACAAGAAGACATCACCGTAATGTTAACCACGCACGATATCGGCGACATAGAGGATCTGTGTGAACGGATCGTCGTACTGGATGAAGGGAAAAAGATCTACGACGGCCAGCTCGAATCACTTGTAAACCGGTTTTCATCCCGGAGACTCGTACTCGAGACCGATGACGATATAGAACTAGATATTCAAGGAGTTAAAGAAGTTCAGAGAACTAACGGTCAGACCGAGATCGTCTTTGACCGCGAAGTTATTTCGGCCGCCGATCTGATGAAAGAGGTCTTGAACCATTACGATGTCAGCGACTTCCAGATCAAAGAACCGGATATCGAGGCAGTTGTAAAGAAGATCTACAACGAGGGCCTAGCCGAGTGA
- a CDS encoding winged helix-turn-helix transcriptional regulator, producing the protein MSDLPDWCTGEDFCPVTATANLLGKKYHPVILHRLLKEEKGFNELKRSIPGVTAKVLSRSLKDLQENRLVNREVLSESPKKVEYSLTEEGRSMEKVLDAMREWGEQNFTEKQG; encoded by the coding sequence ATGAGTGATCTTCCGGACTGGTGTACAGGCGAGGATTTCTGCCCTGTTACTGCGACAGCTAACCTCTTAGGGAAAAAGTATCATCCTGTTATTCTCCACCGGCTTCTGAAAGAGGAAAAAGGTTTCAACGAGTTAAAACGCTCGATTCCCGGGGTTACGGCAAAGGTGCTGTCCCGGTCTCTGAAGGATTTACAGGAAAACCGGCTTGTAAACAGAGAAGTCCTCTCCGAGTCCCCGAAAAAGGTTGAGTACTCTCTGACTGAGGAAGGACGGAGTATGGAGAAAGTGCTGGATGCTATGCGGGAGTGGGGAGAACAGAACTTTACCGAAAAACAGGGCTGA
- a CDS encoding HD domain-containing protein, producing the protein MKHVKDALHGYIELNDQEQRVVDSPQVQRLRRIRQLGLSSLVYPSATHTRFQHSLGVTHLAGRFAESLDLDDQRRQELRIAALLHDSGHGPFSHASELVMEKEGYSHEDFSCKIVDQLEDCFEVDAGRVKRIIKGELEIGQAVAGEIDADRMDYLMRDAHSSGLEHGHIDASTIIRLAEIDSRRLVFDSKAIDALEGLFTSRFHMIKTLYTHHAVNIAEKMLQRALEDYVSDVEKQMRMDDYEMHNALMNSSGESKEIYSKVKERKLYKRCLDWDRDKLTKEQLKTLEKQIKDEKKIEEEIAETAGVESSKVIVDAPSTPRIKEINVKVKKNGFVKDLTELSPVPEALSKAEWRTVKMEVYCEEGIEDDVSEAAEEVLEKHTNAINEYLD; encoded by the coding sequence ATGAAACACGTAAAGGATGCGTTACATGGATATATCGAGTTGAACGATCAGGAGCAGAGAGTCGTGGATTCTCCGCAAGTACAGCGGTTAAGACGTATACGCCAGCTTGGACTGTCCTCGCTGGTTTATCCTTCCGCAACACATACACGTTTCCAGCATTCTCTCGGAGTTACGCATCTTGCCGGACGTTTCGCCGAATCACTTGACCTGGACGATCAGAGACGTCAAGAGCTGAGGATTGCCGCACTTTTACATGACTCTGGTCACGGCCCGTTCTCCCATGCCAGCGAGCTTGTGATGGAAAAAGAAGGCTACAGCCATGAAGATTTTTCCTGTAAAATAGTAGATCAGCTTGAGGACTGTTTCGAAGTAGATGCTGGCCGGGTAAAACGGATAATTAAAGGAGAACTTGAGATAGGTCAGGCGGTGGCAGGAGAGATCGATGCCGACCGCATGGATTACCTGATGAGAGATGCTCATTCCAGCGGGCTTGAACACGGACATATCGATGCCTCAACAATCATTCGGCTTGCCGAGATCGATTCCAGACGGTTAGTGTTTGACTCCAAGGCGATCGATGCACTGGAAGGTTTGTTCACCTCCCGGTTCCATATGATCAAGACACTTTACACCCATCACGCAGTGAACATCGCGGAGAAAATGCTTCAGAGAGCGCTGGAAGACTACGTTTCAGACGTCGAAAAACAGATGCGGATGGACGACTACGAGATGCACAACGCCTTGATGAACTCCAGCGGCGAGTCGAAGGAGATCTACTCTAAAGTGAAGGAGCGAAAACTGTACAAAAGATGCCTCGACTGGGACCGTGACAAACTCACCAAAGAACAGCTGAAAACTCTTGAAAAACAGATCAAGGACGAGAAGAAGATCGAGGAGGAAATAGCTGAGACTGCGGGTGTCGAAAGCTCGAAAGTTATAGTTGACGCTCCTTCAACGCCACGGATCAAGGAGATCAACGTCAAGGTCAAGAAAAACGGCTTTGTAAAGGATTTAACGGAGCTTTCACCGGTCCCTGAGGCGTTATCGAAAGCAGAGTGGAGAACCGTGAAGATGGAGGTCTACTGTGAGGAAGGGATCGAGGACGACGTTAGCGAAGCCGCTGAAGAAGTGCTGGAAAAGCACACCAACGCCATCAACGAGTACCTGGACTGA
- a CDS encoding RpoL/Rpb11 RNA polymerase subunit family protein, with the protein MELESFEKDGRLALDVAQHHTVANLVRKALWEVGVEAAYDKGHPLGDESTLIVESDTPEEDLQKGIEKAKEWMDELEGQL; encoded by the coding sequence ATGGAGCTTGAATCATTTGAGAAGGACGGAAGGCTGGCACTGGACGTAGCACAGCATCACACAGTAGCAAACCTAGTCAGAAAAGCACTATGGGAAGTAGGTGTCGAAGCAGCATACGACAAAGGACACCCGCTTGGAGACGAATCCACACTGATCGTAGAATCAGATACGCCTGAAGAAGACCTACAGAAGGGAATCGAGAAGGCCAAAGAGTGGATGGACGAGCTGGAAGGCCAGCTATAA
- a CDS encoding dihydrolipoyl dehydrogenase has protein sequence MKEFDAIVVGAGSGLDIASVFASHGKNVALVEPGPLGGTCLNRGCIPSKMLIHRADIVETIRDSEKFHINAQVEEIDFENIVQEVNNSVSSDAEGIEKAVEKSENHTLYKEKARFVDEKVLKVGDERITADKIFLAAGSRPLIPPIEGITSIDYLTSKEALQLDEKPESIVMIGGGYISCELAHFFEAMGVEVTIIESGDSLLKREDREISEKFTEIAERRFNVNLGMYASKVEELEDGIKVVAEDGGGNKHSFAGEKILLAAGRVPNTDELNVKAAGIKTSERGFVEVDERMETNKDGVYAIGDIADNWMFKHSANYEAEIAIKNAFGKKEIADYRSMPHAVFSSPQIAGVGKTEQKLEEENVDYIKASYEYKNTGMGHALKEKDGFVKLLASQEGDILGFHIIGPDASQLIHEVLVAERNDLGVEGIKDTIHIHPALNEVVQRAFNQI, from the coding sequence ATGAAGGAGTTCGATGCCATCGTAGTCGGAGCAGGAAGCGGACTGGATATTGCCTCAGTTTTCGCATCACACGGTAAAAACGTAGCATTAGTGGAGCCAGGTCCGCTCGGGGGAACATGCCTGAACCGCGGATGTATACCTTCAAAAATGCTTATCCACCGCGCCGACATAGTAGAAACCATTAGAGATTCCGAAAAATTCCATATTAACGCACAGGTAGAAGAAATCGACTTCGAGAACATAGTACAGGAAGTAAATAACTCGGTATCAAGTGACGCTGAAGGAATCGAAAAAGCAGTAGAGAAATCGGAAAACCACACTCTGTACAAGGAAAAAGCTCGGTTCGTCGATGAAAAAGTACTGAAGGTCGGCGACGAACGTATAACGGCCGATAAAATATTTCTCGCAGCTGGCTCAAGGCCGCTGATACCGCCGATCGAAGGAATAACGAGTATAGACTATTTAACGAGTAAGGAAGCTCTTCAGCTGGATGAAAAACCGGAATCGATAGTTATGATCGGCGGCGGCTATATCTCCTGTGAGCTAGCTCACTTTTTCGAGGCCATGGGTGTCGAAGTAACAATAATTGAAAGTGGAGACTCCCTACTCAAACGAGAAGACCGAGAAATCTCAGAGAAGTTCACAGAGATCGCGGAAAGACGGTTCAACGTAAATCTCGGTATGTATGCCTCCAAGGTAGAGGAGCTGGAGGATGGAATAAAGGTTGTAGCAGAGGACGGGGGTGGCAACAAACACTCGTTCGCAGGAGAAAAAATCTTGCTCGCAGCCGGCAGGGTTCCGAACACAGATGAGTTAAACGTTAAGGCGGCTGGAATCAAGACCTCCGAGCGCGGATTCGTTGAGGTCGACGAAAGGATGGAGACTAACAAGGACGGAGTCTATGCCATCGGAGATATTGCCGACAACTGGATGTTCAAACACTCTGCGAACTACGAGGCCGAGATCGCGATCAAAAACGCCTTCGGGAAAAAAGAGATAGCAGACTACCGGTCAATGCCTCACGCCGTATTCTCCTCACCGCAGATCGCAGGTGTGGGAAAGACCGAACAGAAACTTGAGGAAGAAAATGTTGATTACATCAAAGCCAGTTACGAGTACAAGAACACGGGAATGGGCCATGCTTTGAAGGAAAAAGACGGCTTTGTTAAACTGCTTGCCAGTCAGGAGGGAGACATACTTGGCTTTCACATCATCGGACCTGATGCCTCCCAGCTAATACATGAGGTCTTGGTCGCAGAACGTAACGATCTAGGTGTCGAAGGAATCAAGGATACGATCCATATCCATCCGGCGTTGAACGAAGTGGTTCAAAGAGCTTTCAACCAGATCTAG